GGGAGTAGAGGGACGGCTCctggtgcatcatgggagcaTCTGGCTTGGAGCCGGGCGGCAGGTTCTTGCCGTAGGCCCGACTGAAGATGCTGTTCTGGTTGTACTCCTGAACACAGAACACATGAAGACATTAGAGCTCTGATCGATCAGGTGCTGAATGAGCTTTGATCAGAGACCTGTCACCCACTGAGACACTGAACACTGTGGACTGGCTGTTTCATTCTGGTTTGTTAAAACTTCAAAATGATTCAGGCAGGAACACATTATGAGATCAGCTGAATCCAGACTGTCAGTCTTTAATAAGTATCTACTTTGCCATCTGGTGGCTAAGCTATGCTATGACGGCCAAACCTGACTCGTGCAGGTATGAGCTTTCTGACGAGGAACGTTCAGGTGACGGGTCTGACCTGCATGGGGAAGCCAGACATGGGCAGGAGGGAAGATGATTGGCTGACGACCTCAGGGCCACTCTCCATCCGGGTCTGGTTCGGCAGCTGCAGAGACGAAGGCCAGAGACAGTCACTGAATGACCGTAAGCACtgatcaacacaaacacactgtggctGACAGTCTGACAGTAAAACAACCTCCAGCTGAGCGGACTGTGAACAGATCAAGTGGTGAAGCTGGACTGCCTTTACTTCTGCTAAAGCTGTATGAGCGCACTATTGTTTTGGTTGGGTAAAGCAGACCAGCGTCTTGGTAAGTGAAGACCCGCACGTCAGTCCTCTGAACGAGGACACCAGCAGAAACCTCACACAGACTTTTGTCTGTTATGTTCCAACTGCCTTTAAATCTCCAGGAGATTTTCCAGGAGACATCATAACTGTTTCAAAGACTGCAGGCTGACGGATTCTCTGCTGTCCAGCAGCCACTTTgtagaaataaatcaaaattatttGTCCTCTGACAAGCCTGAGGACTGCGGGACTCTCAGCTGTCAGTTTACTCAAAGCCAAGAAGCAGCAGATTAAAGCTGGCAGAAAGCATCTTTCATGTTAAAACTTTTTGACTTGAGGGTAAAGAACTCATTATTTACTCACTTTCCTGTCAGTGAGAAGGGCTGAGATATTAAATTAAACCTTAgatattaataatttaaaattttgcttGAATGAGATTATTAGTTGACGAACACAATAAATAAGCCACATCATCACTACTCTACACAACAGCAGCTCAATTCAGAGGAGAGACGGCGTGATGAGCGGAGCTTCGGGTCTGGATGGGACTAGATGTGGTGGGTACGGAGGCAGAAGACGGGGCTACATACAAATATGTTTGGTCCAGGAGCAGTGCTAAGAGGGCCAGCCAAGGCCTGGAAGAAATCAGGAGGCTTAGTAAAGAcgagctcctcctcctcctcaaaatCTGCTAGAGTTTTTAACAGGTCAGGAGGTAGAAGAGGCGAGCTCTTGTTGTCCTagtgaagagatgaagaggaggaacaacaggaagaagaacaagaaggagggagggggggtaaaaaaaaagaaaagaaagaaggcaAGCTGGTAAGACGagcagaaagaaggaaagtTATGCTAAAAGCTACAGAAGCCTGTGAGCTGACCACAGATCAGCTGAACATCAcccagacagcagagagagaaacagtgcCAACGAGTCGTGCTGTGCTACATAACCAAACCTCGTTTAGTTTCTTCAACAAGCAAGGCagaccccctcctcctctttcagtTGCTCACCTCAAACGGGGGCCCCCGGGGCCCGGTGGAGGGGTCCTGATCAGGACAGATACCCCCTGGTGGAGGCCTCTTCATCCTGTCTGCCATCACAGCCAGGCCGTCCCCTATCCTGTACGACGGCTCCCAGTAGAAGTCCTGCAGCTTGACGTTGGGGTACTTGAGCTTCTTGTCGATGCTGGAGAGCTGTGGCTGGCCGGGCGGCTGCAGCTGGTGCTCATACAGTTTGAGAGGATCCTGAGCCGCCATGTAAaaggcctgctgctgctgaggctgctgaggctgctgcttgGACACCTGCATGGGAGAAATCTTCTGCAGAGCAGCCTGAGCCTGGTTCCACAGCTGAGCAGGCTGATCCTGGACCTGCAAGTACTGCAGAGaccagacagacaaccacagtaaacatcacaacatcacacacCACATTGGTTTCTATTCAGGCCTGAAGGTCAGAGACTCTTCAGTCACATGGTTTGTGGACTTCACACAGGCTGATCAACACCTCtaaggaggatggaggaggtaCTGACCTGCTGCATCCCCGGGTGATGAGGCGGGCTCTTCCCCATCCCGACCTGCTGGACCGGTTTGGTGGGAGACTGCTGCTGACCCATTGCCTGCACCTGCAGCTGGACTGACTGTTGCAAAGCCTGCTGGGAAGGTGGCTGGCTCTGGGGCTGCTGACCCTGCGAGGGACCCTGGTTCAGGGGTCCTGGGCCTTGGCCCGAGGATCCCAGCCCCTGACCAGGAGCAGGACCAGGACCAGAGGGCCTCTGCTGACTGTAAGGAATGTGGGACTGCTTCCCGGCCTGGGTGCCGGCCTGGCTGTGGACGCCAGGCTGGAGGAAAGGTCCAGGAACAGACACTCCAGTGGAGAAGGTGAAGCCCGGATTCACCTGAAGCCCTGGGAAGGCCACTGGTGGAGGGATGACGtaggcagagggagggaagcCTGCaggagccaatcaggagcagagTTTAAAGTGTGAccagaaacaacacaaagccaCCAAAGTTTTTCAGTTCCAGAATGAGTGGACATCAGATCACTGAACCATTtcagagagggtgtgtgtgtgtgtgtgtgttcgcgtaccacaggcatgtcaaaccggtccacaggagggccggtgtggctgcaggttttctttccaaccaagtagcagcacaccagacttgactcatttaatcaactgatctccgtcttcagacagttgattggtcaaacggtgtgctcttggttggttggcacaaaaacctgcagccacaccggccctcctgtggaccggtttgacacatGTGGCGTACCAGGTCTACTGGGCAGCGGTGGGAAGGCTCCAGGATGATGGATGGGGATAAACTGGGAGGAGCAGGTGGTTTGACTTTGAGTGACAGGAGTCTTCTTGGCCTCGGACACCGGAGTCTTCCTCAGCTCCGTCTGCGCCTTCACCTGAACGACAGAAAGTGACTCATTAAACTCTTGAAAGGAGCCGCGCCGCCAGCGAAGCTCAGGGTCACGTGCTGTACCTGTTTTCCAGCATCAGCACTTTTGTCATGAGCGGCTTTTTTCAGATCGCTCTTCCTCTTGCCGTCCCTCTTCAGCTCTCCTTTCCCGGCGGCCCCGTTGCCTTTGGCGAAGTCTCGGCGCTCCTTGCCGCTGTCTTTCAGGTGATGGTTTCGCGTCGCGTCACGGCTCTGTTCTCGGGGCTTGATGTTCTCCTTGAAGGTGACGACGGGTCGGTCGCTGCCATCGGGCCACGAGCTCTGCGTCTTCCCCACCGACAACACCGACTTCAGGCCAGAGTTTCCACTATCATTGGGCACCTGATCGCCATTGGACGACTCCTGCAGCACTGGCGCCTCCTTCTCCTGCGGCTCCTCGATGGCCTGCTCTGGAATATCAgtgaggaagacgaggaggcCGTCCTCACTCACCCTGCACTGGATCAGCCTGCAGGGAAGGGACAGAGACGAGATGTCATTATATTTGTTTGGTGAAGTCCTGTCACGGTTTCAAACAGGCAAACGactgaaaacatgaatgaatataaaatgaatgcatcgttttatatgtttattatttgaaAATTAGCAGCTGAGCACAACAAAACCACAGTGTTCAGAGtacattctgtgtgtttttactgtctAAAGGCTGGCAGAGCAGGTGCACACTCACCCCGGCTGGTTGTCAGCCACCCATTTGCCCAAACTGATGAGTCTCTGATGTCGCGTGTGGACCGGCAGGCCGTCCCTGTCCACCAGGATGCCCTGATGGCCTTTAGCGAAGTCCAGGGTCCTGAAACACCAACAGACAtcagagcacagaaacactttaaCAGCCCCAAACTGATCATTGAGCCCACTGCTGAGTGCAGTACCTCAGAGCAGGCCGGAGCGCCAAGAAGCCCTGCAGCTCAAACTCCTCTGGCAGGGGCGTCACTGAGAGAACATTAACACACCGTCAGTCACAACAACAGGGAAAACATCTAATATACAATCACACAAGCCACCAACGTgtacacagacaggaaataaaccAGCATTTTACAGCAGAACGGCCGAAACTTGGAATTTTACAActgaaaaatacacaagaaacattttctcctAACATGGTGGTTCACTCTTCCCAAAGCTGTTCGACTGTAACGTAAAGAGGACATCAGGACTCACGTCGATCACTGGACTAAATAAAGCACAGAGGCGGTGTCCTACCTGAGGAACAGGACACGTCGTCTTCTTTGGGCTGGAAACTGTTGAGGATGGAGACCAGCCAGGGCCAGATactgagagacaggaagtggggtTAGACTTCCCgagcagaacaacaacagcagaactTGTCGGCATTGACTGAAAGACTTACTGCTGCCTCTGGTCAACAGCGGCCTCGTGGAAGACGCTGGGTCTCAGTCTGAGCCAATCCAGAGAAACTTTAATGGCCGGCAGAGGACACTCGCCCATGATCTCCTCCCCTCGGCTCTTGTTGAGCAGAGCACGGCTGCACATGACACCCAGGAAGGACACTGAggggacaggaagtcagacagcgACAGGAGAACCAGCGGTTTGTCAGCGGTGTGAAACAgtacactgacagcagagtcCCACTGTGACAGACTCATCTGGCTCTCTTATTCACTTCAACTCGAAGTGACACGTTTAAACCTATGAGAATAAAACTGCAGCTAACGTGTCTGTGCAGACTGGAGTCATCCCAGCAGACCCACAGAGGAGTACCCACTGCAGGAGTACCCACAGTATGGATATCATGTGGAGCTTACCGAAGAGCCCGAGCAGCTGGAACCAGCTGATCTGCTGCTCGCTGCTGTAGCTCTgctcactgctgtcagctgtcaggTCTCTGAGGTGGTGCAGCTCGAACAGGTTGATGACAGTGATGTGGACCAGCTGCTGAGAGCTGAAGGCTTTCTGCAAGATCAGCCTctgcaaacgcacacacacacacacacacacacacacacacacacacacacacagccatcaggtcatcaaataaaataaaagagggaaaaaacagGCCCAACTGGGTGgcagttgtcttttttttgtacCTGAAACTGCTCCTCCAGTTTCTCCCGCAGCCCGTCCAGTCTGTCCAGACTCTTACTCAGGTAGACGTGGCCATGAAACTTGATGAAGGCCCTGATGAAATCTGACACGCTCCACTTGGTTTTCACCTCATCAcggctgcagaaacacacaggaaggacAGTGGAGGTttcacagaggagaaagaatcTCCAGAGgcctttatttttcacacacacacacacacacacacacacagtggaaattCCCCTCAACtcattttctttgattaaaaCTGAACTTTACAATCAAACACTGGGTGCATTCTGTGGACTGTGGGAGGTGTCACCTCTCCAGAGCCTTGGACAGGGCCTTCTGCAGGTTGGTGGAGGCTGCTGGGAAGGGGAACTTGACTGCGATGCTGCGGCAGTAGTAAAAGATGGTGGTGAGGTGGTCCCCTTTGGAGGAGGCCAGGATGGCCAGCTGGTTGTATGGCTGACCTgcaggagacacagaggagcatCTCACCACGTAGACAGAGACAAACTCCAAACATGGCTGCTCTCACAGTTCAGTTGTAGgcacaaaaggaacaaaagtaAAATCATTTAGACACATCAGACTTACAGACACgggaaaacattttcatctgaacAGCACCAGCGGAGCCTTTCGTCtggcttagcacaaagactgctGGACCGCTTGAAATGCAGCTAAAGACAAACGTCAGCCAGTGTGCAGCGCAGCGGTCAGACTCACCATTGGATGGGACCAGCTGAGCTGCATGTCGGTAGTAGGACTCTGCTTGGCTGGTCTGGTTGCGGTAACGTGCTGAGGGACAGAAACACGGACAGAATGAGGAGGAGACACTCGCGGGAACGGCGAGACGTAGCCAAAGGCCGGGTGGATTTTCTCACCTATGTCTCCGAGGTGCACGAGGCAGTGCTGGCAGATGTAGGAACAGGAGCTGGGCTGCGGGGTGACGATGGCGCTGGTGCTGCTCTGTTTATTGCTGATGATGCCGAGCTGAGACGACCTGACGCGACACGGCAGGTCCACGTTGAACACGGTGCACAGCTCCTGCAGTAACTGGACACCACAGAGCACACGTTCATGGATTTCACGTTTCATCCATCAGGGGTCAcgctgcagctgatccagaaaGATTCCTCTGGTGTGGAAATTTTACTGTATCACAATTCACCACGAGTGCTGTGAGTTCATCTGTACACATGCTGAGAGGATCTTCGGTCGCTCAGCAGAGAACAGCTGGGGTTTTATGCACACGTGAAATCAGCATCTTGGAAATCAGAGCATTCAAATCCtccaaccacaaacacacattttacgTAACTTCCCCAACCACTAAAACATTGAGATAATTCATAATCAGTCTgatacacagcagcagctgctgcagaaagggctcatcttcctctcctgtcacGATTTATTAAAATCAACTGCCAGGCATTAATGTGTGCAAAACAGTCAACACTGAACACGtgcagcacagaaagaaaaagtgtaTTTTATCACTTACATTATAAACAATGTAAATAACGATTCAGGGAGAGTCAATGAATATCACCTGCAGGTTACTGAACCTGAACCTGCATCTCACCTGTGTGTAGAAACCACTGGCGGCCTCCAGAAAGAGCGACAGGTTGGCCTGGACCTCACTGCGGTTGGGGTTGGCTCGGTTCTTGGCCTGGCTCTGCAGTGTGGTGATCTGGTTCTTGAAAGCATGATTccacctgcagacagacacaaaacacatggaGAACCAACTCTACACCAGATTCTCATTAAAGAGGTCACGTTCTTCCATCTCTGACAGCGACGCAGGCTGAGCAGCTTACAGGTCTTGCTCCACCTTCTTGTCCAGGGCGTACTCCAGGTCGGTCACCAGCATCTTCTGGTACAGGTCTTGCAGGGCCTGCCGAGAAGTCCACACCTCTGCCGCCCCCAGCTTCgaatctaacacacacacacacacaaaggtgaaATCAGGTGTGTGGTGtatttgagattttagtttttgtttatcctatctttatggtttatcctattttttatacttcgcacttttctcctttcttggtcgggaatactgcatgtgcaatgtctgtaagaacaagaatttccctccagggataaataaaggaattctgattctgattctgattctgaaagcTCAGCACTTTTGGGAGCTGACAGAAACGTGTTCACGGCACTGAATATCTGGTGTCGAACGTTTGGTTAAATTATCATCTTGTTGACTTTATCTTTGATTatatgcttttaatttttaattcatgTAAAGCAAGTATGATGGTTGTGTTTCCAGCAATGACTGTGTGTtgagtgtttctgctgcagatgACCGTCCTGAGGATTACAGGCAGCCGTTTTCAGCAGAAACCAGCAGCGAACTCATCACTGGCTGGAAAGTTGCAGCCTCAGCCTCCTTTCTCTAAACATTATATTTAGAAACAAACTGACAACCAGCGTCTgcaagttaaaaatattttaatctttaTCTGATCAACTTTTAGTGCTCTGGTTGAGCCGGTTAATTATTCACTTTCTACAAAGttgaaaaatgatgacaaacagCCATTAGAACTGACAACACCTTTAAACTTTGTTGTGTACAGACACACTTCAGTTACTGATTAACTGCTGATTATTAGATTCTGCTCTTGCTGTTTGTACTGATGTCCTCCTGAGTCATGTGACCTCAGTCCATGTTTCCGTATTACTTTGACCAGGAAAACCTGCAGCTGGAGATACATATTTAAAGGGAAGTTTGAGATCAGTGAAGCAGGTGTCATGATTGTGTCTGACTTCTGATCTACTGAACCACAATCAGGTGTGTCAGTTCTCCACAGCAGGCCTGCAGGTTTAATGTTGTTTCCCCTGGTCTGTAGCAGGACGGCATCATCAGCCACAGCTGCCAGTACTGACACCAGTCACACTTGGTCAACAGCTCACATTCATTAAGACGCTCCACAGTttaacacattaattaatgcaGCTTATCATTTGAAAAACTTCTTCTGAAATCATCATTTGAAGAACAACTgtggcagccgtggcctagagggtgaagaagctgcttgtgattggagggtcaccggttcgattcccccaccagactGGCAGcaaaatttgggtgtggtggagtgattaatgagaaaaatgccccccccccattagacagctgatgtgcccttgagcaaggcacttaaccccccaatatgctccctgggcgcctgatgctgcccactgctcctgtgtgtgtttcactgcatgtaatttgccgggtgttgcatgtgtgtgttcaactaaggatgggataaatgcagaagacgaattcagtgtgtgtatgtaaaaatatatatactgtcaataaagctgattcttcttcttcttctttgttgcaCCAGCTTCTGTACTGACTGGGCCTGTTTCTAACCATTATTACTGCTTAGTCTTTTTCATAAATTATCAACTAATCTAAGACAACCCTTTATGGATCCCCAaaggggaaattcaagaaatcCTCTGAAGTAGTCATCTGTCCGCCCTCTGTGGTGTCCAGGTAACCTGCACAGGTGCGTTCACTGGACAGAATGTGGGAGGTGTTGGTGCACACGTACCTGTCATGTCAGCCTTCAGGgcctctgcctgtctgctcGGATgtaaacagagaggaggaggttaGACAGGAGACggatgtacacacacagcatgacaaCACCTGAGCCCGTTCATAACAATAAAAGCAGGAACGTACAGCCCTTCCTGACTGCAGACAATCCGCATATTTAACCAGGCTAACAGCTAACGACACACAGAAACCTGACAACCGTGCTATCACCTGAGTGTCCATCTGCTGACACTGCATTAAAACATCCAACAGCTCATATCAAATGTCAACCAGAGGACATAGTGGTCCTATCGGACAATCCATGACTTGGATCCAAAATTACAGCTAACgttaacaacaacaaccctTCGCTACAAACCTGTCCGCTAGCTAACATTCAGCATTAATCGCCTACAGCTAATTCACTTCTTCGTATTTAAACCgcaattaaaaatgtaaccAAGAACCAAATGTTAAACTGGACAGTGTTAATTAACCCAAAACACATCTGAACTGGAACAGCATCGTTCAGGCTAACATACCTGACATACGCAGAAAGACGCTAgcatgctaatgctaactaggaaaaccacagagaaacacGTCCCTCTGTGTCGGGTAAACTCAAATGTCGCCTTAAATTTACACCAACGACCGACGACAAACGCTAAATACATCTATAACTACGCCAACCTGCTGGAAACACTGTTCAAATGTGGCCACGTTTGAATAATGTGACGACAGGCGTTAGCATCGATTGTTTGTTGATATGTGTAGCCAGCTAGCGCCAACATTTAGCTAAGGGGGTGGTCCCCAAAGCGACTAGCTTCAGCGTTAGCAACCGAACAAAACAATTCACCCGTTGGGTTCAAATGTCCgtttctgacagcagctgaaccACCGGGTGACGGGCCGGATGATACCGCAGCGAGCTTACCGCAGATACTGGGCGCAGAGGTTCATCCTGCCGGATCGCCAGTCTTTCAGACAACGACTGGTCTAGAAGCTAACACTCCTCCCGGCGCCATATTGTTCCTGTCTGAGAGGCggcctgagaggaggaggaggaagaggaggaagaggtttCTGTTTCAAGAGGAAAGTTTCCGACAGCAAGAAAAGGGATGGATGTAATACAAatcattaacatgaaaaatgaaaggaacctacaaaaaataaaataaagtgctcGATCCACTGCGCCTCAGAGAGAAACGTAGTTTTAATTTCACTCCATCTAACTGATGATTTTTGGAAAACCCGGGAACAAACATGGATGAACAGCATCACAACACTGCAGTTTGACTCCAAAGGAGCGAAGAGCTCAATCTGCCGTTAGTTTTTTAGATCGTTAACAACAGATTCGCTCTGTGGCGCCCCCTCGTGGCTGTGTTCAACACATCAGTGCGCCCTCTTCGgggacagaaataaaaatgaaatttcttTTCTCCGCtcctcattttctgtcttttctctgggCTTTTAGCGGTGCTCTGGGAGGTTATTACAGCATTTAGACTACATGTCAGTGTTCTACTTTTCATTAGGATTTTCAGAGGACAGACACTAAGAGGACAGTGGTTTGATGTCTCTCTGCTGGACTGTGTTCAGTCTTCATCGTGTCACACCACTCTGAACGCGGCCATTTGCCACGACGAGGACTTTTACTCTACAATTTAGTGTCGCCTAAAGTTTCGAAGCTTCAGTCCTTCGGTCCACCAGACCGGGTTTGGGTCACACAGGTCGGTCACGTGACTCCCAGTCATCAGGCTCACGAAGCGGTCCTGAGTGTGAGTGTCTCTTTAACGGGCTGACGCCGCTTCCTGCCGCAGACGCACCAGCCTCGCCTTCTCTCTGCGGCGGCTGCCTGACACAAACAGCCGACGAGCCGGGATCACACGGGCACACTGGACCGGGACCGGACCGGACCGGCACGCAGAGACACAGACGCCATGACAGAGACAACCAAAACCCACGTCATCCTGCTGTCCTGCGGCAGCTTCAACCCCATCACCAAGGGACACATCCATATGTTCGGTGAGCATCTGCGCCGTGAGGGCGGGGGCAGggggctgagtgtgtgtgtgtgtgtgtgtgtgtgtgtgtgtgtgtgtgtgtgttattattaGAGGATAAAAAAACCTccccaacaacaacatctgGGTCAGGAACGGCAGAAATATGACCGCGGTTTGGCGTGCGGTGTTCGGTCGCTGTCCAACGAGGTGGTGCTGAAATGGACGACGGCTTCAGCAGGATGtgacacactgagacaaacaaaagcgCAATAACCTCACACCGTGACAACACCAATGTACGCCACTCATCGCGGCCCGAGCCCGTTTTCACACGGGGAAACACGGAAATGTTCCGCGTTCAAGCGCGCAGGCCTCGCGCGGCGTGTGGCGCAGcccagaaatgaaatgaagccTCCCCGGGCGGGACGGGTCCTCCAGAGACCCAGcctgttcagacagacaggcaggcagagaggcaggcaggcaggcaggcaaacagacagacaggcaggcaggcagacagacaggcaggcaggcagacaggcaggcaaacagacagacagacagacaggcaggcaggcagagaggcaggcaggcaggcaggcaaacagacaggcaggcaggcagacagacaggcaggcaggcaggcaggcagacaggcaggcaaacagacagacaggcaggcagacagacaggcagacagacagacaggcaggcaaacaggcagacaggcagacagacagacaggcaggcaggcagacaggcaggcaaacagacagacaggcagacagacaggcagacagacagacaggcaggcaaacaggcagacaggcagacagacagacaggcaggcaggcagacaggcaggcaaacagacagacaggcaggcaggcaggcagacagacaggcaggcaaacagacagacaggcaggcaggcaggcaggcagacagacaggcagacagacagacaggcaggcaaacagacagacaggcaggcaggcaggcagacagacagacaggcaggcaaacaggcagacaggcagacagacagacaggcaggcaaacaggcagacagacaggcaggcaaacagacagacaggcaggcaggcaaacagacagacaggcaggcaggcaggcagacagacaggcaggcaaacagacagacaggcaggcagacagacagacaggcaggcaaacaggcagacaggcagacagacagacaggcaggcaaacagacagacaggcaggcagacaggcagacagacagacaggcaggcaaacagacagacaggcagacagacagacaggcaggcaggcaggcagacagacagacagacaggcaggcaggcaggcaggcagacagacaggcagacagacagacaggcaggcaaacagacagacaggcaggcaggcagacagacaggcagacagacagacaggcaggcagacaggtgccttgctcagcagcagcttcctccGCCGTCACATTGCAGTTGACGGGCctgatgagaggaagaggaaacagcagcacatgaaTTA
This portion of the Scatophagus argus isolate fScaArg1 chromosome 13, fScaArg1.pri, whole genome shotgun sequence genome encodes:
- the smg7 gene encoding protein SMG7 isoform X1, which produces MNLCAQYLRQAEALKADMTDSKLGAAEVWTSRQALQDLYQKMLVTDLEYALDKKVEQDLWNHAFKNQITTLQSQAKNRANPNRSEVQANLSLFLEAASGFYTQLLQELCTVFNVDLPCRVRSSQLGIISNKQSSTSAIVTPQPSSCSYICQHCLVHLGDIARYRNQTSQAESYYRHAAQLVPSNGQPYNQLAILASSKGDHLTTIFYYCRSIAVKFPFPAASTNLQKALSKALESRDEVKTKWSVSDFIRAFIKFHGHVYLSKSLDRLDGLREKLEEQFQRLILQKAFSSQQLVHITVINLFELHHLRDLTADSSEQSYSSEQQISWFQLLGLFVSFLGVMCSRALLNKSRGEEIMGECPLPAIKVSLDWLRLRPSVFHEAAVDQRQHIWPWLVSILNSFQPKEDDVSCSSVTPLPEEFELQGFLALRPALRTLDFAKGHQGILVDRDGLPVHTRHQRLISLGKWVADNQPGLIQCRVSEDGLLVFLTDIPEQAIEEPQEKEAPVLQESSNGDQVPNDSGNSGLKSVLSVGKTQSSWPDGSDRPVVTFKENIKPREQSRDATRNHHLKDSGKERRDFAKGNGAAGKGELKRDGKRKSDLKKAAHDKSADAGKQVKAQTELRKTPVSEAKKTPVTQSQTTCSSQFIPIHHPGAFPPLPSRPGFPPSAYVIPPPVAFPGLQVNPGFTFSTGVSVPGPFLQPGVHSQAGTQAGKQSHIPYSQQRPSGPGPAPGQGLGSSGQGPGPLNQGPSQGQQPQSQPPSQQALQQSVQLQVQAMGQQQSPTKPVQQVGMGKSPPHHPGMQQYLQVQDQPAQLWNQAQAALQKISPMQVSKQQPQQPQQQQAFYMAAQDPLKLYEHQLQPPGQPQLSSIDKKLKYPNVKLQDFYWEPSYRIGDGLAVMADRMKRPPPGGICPDQDPSTGPRGPPFEDNKSSPLLPPDLLKTLADFEEEEELVFTKPPDFFQALAGPLSTAPGPNIFLPNQTRMESGPEVVSQSSSLLPMSGFPMQEYNQNSIFSRAYGKNLPPGSKPDAPMMHQEPSLYSLFEGTPWSPSLPASSDHSTPASQSPHSSNPSSLPSSPPTHNHGALPFSNFGPIGTPDSRDRRVVDRWKADKTGAVSGLGLDYLPAAVSSAASDTSWHQSGPTGSSWTNQESPMEESSSTVLLDSLKSIWSSSMMQPGPSALEQLLLQQKQKQQRGHGAMNPPH
- the smg7 gene encoding protein SMG7 isoform X2; translated protein: MNLCAQYLRQAEALKADMTDSKLGAAEVWTSRQALQDLYQKMLVTDLEYALDKKVEQDLWNHAFKNQITTLQSQAKNRANPNRSEVQANLSLFLEAASGFYTQLLQELCTVFNVDLPCRVRSSQLGIISNKQSSTSAIVTPQPSSCSYICQHCLVHLGDIARYRNQTSQAESYYRHAAQLVPSNGQPYNQLAILASSKGDHLTTIFYYCRSIAVKFPFPAASTNLQKALSKALESRDEVKTKWSVSDFIRAFIKFHGHVYLSKSLDRLDGLREKLEEQFQRLILQKAFSSQQLVHITVINLFELHHLRDLTADSSEQSYSSEQQISWFQLLGLFVSFLGVMCSRALLNKSRGEEIMGECPLPAIKVSLDWLRLRPSVFHEAAVDQRQHIWPWLVSILNSFQPKEDDVSCSSVTPLPEEFELQGFLALRPALRTLDFAKGHQGILVDRDGLPVHTRHQRLISLGKWVADNQPGLIQCRVSEDGLLVFLTDIPEQAIEEPQEKEAPVLQESSNGDQVPNDSGNSGLKSVLSVGKTQSSWPDGSDRPVVTFKENIKPREQSRDATRNHHLKDSGKERRDFAKGNGAAGKGELKRDGKRKSDLKKAAHDKSADAGKQVKAQTELRKTPVSEAKKTPVTQSQTTCSSQFIPIHHPGAFPPLPSRPGFPPSAYVIPPPVAFPGLQVNPGFTFSTGVSVPGPFLQPGVHSQAGTQAGKQSHIPYSQQRPSGPGPAPGQGLGSSGQGPGPLNQGPSQGQQPQSQPPSQQALQQSVQLQVQAMGQQQSPTKPVQQVGMGKSPPHHPGMQQYLQVQDQPAQLWNQAQAALQKISPMQVSKQQPQQPQQQQAFYMAAQDPLKLYEHQLQPPGQPQLSSIDKKLKYPNVKLQDFYWEPSYRIGDGLAVMADRMKRPPPGGICPDQDPSTGPRGPPFELPNQTRMESGPEVVSQSSSLLPMSGFPMQEYNQNSIFSRAYGKNLPPGSKPDAPMMHQEPSLYSLFEGTPWSPSLPASSDHSTPASQSPHSSNPSSLPSSPPTHNHGALPFSNFGPIGTPDSRDRRVVDRWKADKTGAVSGLGLDYLPAAVSSAASDTSWHQSGPTGSSWTNQESPMEESSSTVLLDSLKSIWSSSMMQPGPSALEQLLLQQKQKQQRGHGAMNPPH